The Persephonella sp. genomic interval TTCCTACTACTTTCTTAGCCATAAAAATTACACCTCCTTGAGTTCTTTAAGCTAAACCGCTTGAACTTATATCTTCTCTACCTGAGAGAACTCAAGTTCAACCGGTGTAGACCTTCCAAATATTGATATAGAAACTATTAATTTTTCTTTGTCTGGGATAACCTCTTCTACAGTTCCTGTAAAGTTCATAAATGGACCTTCTATAACTCTTACCTGGTCTCCTTTTTGGAATAGTAATTTCTTAACTTTTGGAGCTCCTTTTTCTATCTGTCCAAGAACTTTTTGTATGTCCTTTTCATCAAGTGGAACAGGAACTCCTCCTGCACTTACAAATCCTATAATATATGGAGTTTTCTTTATTAAATCTATAAGGTCATCATTAAGCTCAGCTTTAATCAGTAGATATCCTGGGAATATTTTATTTTCAAGTATGATTTTTGCTTCTGTTTTATTTTCTTTACATTGGATTTTCTGTCCGGGTTTATATATAGGACTGTGCTGAACACACTGCTCATCGCCTTCTACACTTTCAATAACCCTAACTTTACCATCTTCTATTTTGAATTTAGTTATACCTTTTTTACCCATTACCTCTATTTCTCTATTTGCACCTTTCAGAGACAGCCTGTATCTTTCTTTCCCCATGGATTTAATTACGACTTTTTCTTCAGCAGGAACAAGAACCTTTTCAACAAGGTCTTTCATATTATTAAGCTCAAGCATTCTTAGAAGGTTTTCTTTTGCCCTTATCTCTAAATTAGACTGGGTATAAAGGGCATACCATTTCTTCTTATCTTCTTGTTTTTCCTGCTGGCTTTCTTCTTTTATTTCTTCTTGATTTTTCCTTTCTTCAGACATCTATTTACCTCATTTTATTTGTAAAGGTAATCAAAAATTCTTGAAAATATTAAATCCAATCCCCACAAAT includes:
- the nusG gene encoding transcription termination/antitermination protein NusG, yielding MSEERKNQEEIKEESQQEKQEDKKKWYALYTQSNLEIRAKENLLRMLELNNMKDLVEKVLVPAEEKVVIKSMGKERYRLSLKGANREIEVMGKKGITKFKIEDGKVRVIESVEGDEQCVQHSPIYKPGQKIQCKENKTEAKIILENKIFPGYLLIKAELNDDLIDLIKKTPYIIGFVSAGGVPVPLDEKDIQKVLGQIEKGAPKVKKLLFQKGDQVRVIEGPFMNFTGTVEEVIPDKEKLIVSISIFGRSTPVELEFSQVEKI